In a genomic window of Labeo rohita strain BAU-BD-2019 chromosome 20, IGBB_LRoh.1.0, whole genome shotgun sequence:
- the ttbk2b gene encoding tau-tubulin kinase 2b yields MSGSAEQTDILAVGSMVRERWRVLKKIGGGGFGEIYEVLDQVNQVSVALKVESAQQPKQVLKMEVAVLKRLQGKDHVCRFVGCGRNDRFNYVVMELQGRNLADLRRNMSRGTFSTSTTLRLGRQILEAIESIHSVGFLHRDIKPSNFAMGRLTSTCRTCYMLDFGLARQFTNSCQEVRPPRPVAGFRGTVRYASINAHKNKEMGRHDDLWSLFYMLVEFMVGQLPWRKIKDKEQVGNMKETYNHRLMLKHLPDEFSVFLDHISNLDYYTKPDYQLLMSVFDNSMKNYNVVENDPYDWERTDSEDTLNVGTLATTAQQLTRLTPAYLGMANASAIPGDLQRENTEDVLQGERLSEADNCAPIPTQPAQGVDVWEDMEQSRDRNLNHVQPLIRKVASEEERSKEGNQSPNSGSIQGSPRRVRSETLLIDRVAPLLRRMRHSQSMGLDKRLTPEPKPTIERFLEAYLGKQRPGLPQERSVCRLEQGSLEDEEGAASSGYVAVNLSPVPQEGDSQEWVLVELEGGSGSAGSKPDEEERSGISPRSSSPLALPRTWSDPLPQRACYLSGSVDFHTGVCHTGPPFARLPGLPSVIALSGLRRLPTVQPASMVLSRTHLEQSSSAVLQTIQPQQKTGDDSQPDNPSGPAEKEHNHVPAISPSKSPNKLDENIISVKASDKDVESDSGCPDGGPSSTPNQGETTGHSVDAPASPRELSPRASRIPVRDLDSPTRRGFPAPLSPSLSLSCEHFPSALLRDKFTFPTGSRGTDWQAEEPLSLSSSSVSSKSKIPRPISPTLVPDQLSARFIPRPPPGKPPLRTGGENRRRRYRIRASSTGDTDLLDNLSQLMQERGGLAVSTSRYQRTTTSSLQRSLSSSPSRFEGGHSQSPSSCSASPPPRISDLTVNHGTGFCPRVRSGSPESKTTTKMSK; encoded by the exons ATGAGTGGGTCAGCAGAGCAGACTGATATTTTGGCCGTTGGGAGCATGGTCCGGGAACGATGGAGAGTG CTGAAGAAAATTGGCGGGGGTGGTTTTGGTGAGATCTATGAAGTCCTGGACCAGGTCAACCAAGTCAGTGTGGCTCTGAAAGTGGAGTCTGCCCAGCAACCCAAACAGGTCCTGAAGATGGAAGTAGCGGTTTTGAAAAGACTTCAgg GTAAAGACCATGTTTGTCGTTTTGTTGGCTGTGGACGCAATGACCGCTTCAACTATGTGGTTATGGAGCTTCAG GGAAGGAACTTGGCAGACCTTCGACGCAACATGAGCCGCGGCACCTTCAGCACCTCAACCACACTCAGGCTGGGCCGACAAATCTTAGAAGCcatcgagagcattcactctgTTGGCTTCCTGCACAGAGACATCAAACCC TCTAACTTCGCAATGGGACGACTTACCAGTACGTGCCGAACCTGTTATATGCTGGATTTTGGGTTGGCACGCCAATTTACAAACTCATGTCAAGAAGTCCGTCCA CCACGTCCAGTGGCAGGATTCAGAGGAACCGTCCGTTACGCTTCAATTAATGCTCACAAGAATAAG gaaatggGTCGACATGATGACCTGTGgtctttattttatatgcttGTGGAGTTCATGGTGGGTCAGCTACCCTGGAGAAAAATCAAAGACAAA GAACAGGTCGGAAATATGAAGGAGACGTACAACCATCGCCTCATGCTCAAACACCTTCCAGATGAGTTTAGCGTTTTTCTCGACCATATCTCCAACCTGGACTACTACACTAAGCCGGATTATCAG CTCCtgatgtcagtctttgacaacAGCATGAAGAACTACAATGTGGTGGAAAACGACCCGTATGACTGGGAAAGAACGGATTCAGAGGACACACTTAATGTTGGaaccctggcaaccacagccCAGCAGTTGACCCGCCTCACGCCAGCATATTTGGG CATGGCCAATGCCTCCGCGATCCCAGGCGATCTGCAGCGTGAGAACACAGAGGACGTCCTTCAGGGTGAACGCCTCAGTGAGGCGGATAATTGTGCCCCCATCCCAACGCAGCCTGCACAGGGAGTGGATGTCTGGGAGGATATGGAGCAAAGTCGCGACCGAAACCTTAACCACGTTCAACCACTAATCAGAAAG GTGGCTAGTGAGGAGGAGCGAAGCAAAGAGGGCAACCAGAGCCCCAACAGTGGCTCCATACAGGGCTCTCCCAGACGTGTGCGCTCTGAGACCTTGCTCATCGACCGCGTAGCTCCTCTACTGAGAAGGATGCGCCATAGTCAGAGCATGGGGCTAGACAAGAGACTGACCCCTGAACCCAAACCCACCATTGAACGCTTCCTTGAGGCCTA TTTGGGGAAACAACGTCCGGGTCTGCCCCAAGAGAGGTCTGTCTGTCGGCTCGAGCAGGGCTCGTTGGAGGACGAGGAGGGTGCGGCCAGCAGCGGTTACGTTGCCGTCAACCTCAGCCCCGTCCCACAAGAGGGTGACTCGCAGGAGTGGGTCTTAGTGGAGCTTGAGGGTGGTAGCGGTTCAGCAGGATCTAAACCGGATGAGGAGGAACGCTCAGGGATCTCACCACGCTCCTCCAGCCCCCTCGCCCTCCCTCGTACCTGGTCAGACCCCTTGCCTCAGCGTGCTTGCTATCTAAGTGGTTCAGTAGATTTCCACACAGGTGTCTGCCACACTGGACCTCCATTCGCCAGACTACCAGGTTTGCCTAGCGTAATAGCACTGTCCGGATTAAGACGGCTACCCACGGTACAGCCTGCGTCAATGGTCCTCAGCAGGACTCATCTTGAGCAG TCATCCAGTGCAGTGTTACAGACCATTCAGCCTCAGCAGAAGACAGGAGACGACTCTCAGCCTGACAATCCATCAGGCCCTGCGGAAAAAGAGCACAACCACGTGCCAGCTATTTCACCCTCTAAAAGCCCTAACAAGCTAGATGAAAACATTATCTCTGTCAAGGCCTCTGACAAGGATGTGGAGAGCGACTCGGGCTGTCCTGACGGTGGGCCTTCTTCAACCCCCAACCAGGGTGAGACGACTGGACACAGTGTTGATGCTCCGGCATCACCTCGTGAACTCTCACCCCGAGCCAGTCGTATCCCCGTCCGTGACCTGGACTCTCCAACCCGTAGGGGTTTTCCGGCTCCGCTTTCTCCATCTCTGTCGCTGTCATGTGAGCACTTCCCCTCAGCGCTTCTGCGTGACAAGTTCACCTTCCCCACCGGTTCTCGAGGGACAGACTGGCAGGCGGAGGAGCCACTCTCTCTGTCTTCCTCCTCAGTGTCGAGCAAGAGTAAAATACCAAGACCCATAAGCCCCACACTAGTGCCGGATCAGCTGTCTGCACGATTTATTCCAAGACCGCCGCCAGGCAAACCACCTCTTCGCACAGGTGGTGAAAACAG ACGCAGACGCTACCGCATTCGTGCTAGCAGCACCGGTGACACGGACCTCTTGGACAACCTCTCTCAGCTCATGCAGGAGCGCGGTGGGCTGGCCGTCAGCACTTCGCGTTACCAGCGCACCACCACCTCCTCTTTGCAGCGCTCGTTAAGCTCCTCCCCTTCCCGTTTTGAGGGAGGTCACAGCCAATCACCAAGTAGCTGCTCGGCCTCCCCGCCCCCTCGAATCAGTGACTTAACAGTAAATCACGGGACAGGATTCTGCCCCAGAGTCAGATCAGGAAGTCCTGAGAGCAAAACCACAACCAAAATGagcaaataa